Genomic segment of Ralstonia pickettii:
TGTCGGCCAGCAGGTCGTGCATGCGGCGGAAATACCCGGGCAGGTTCTTGCGGCCGACGTGCTCGAACATGCCGACGCTGGTGATGCGGTCAAACTGGCCGGTCAGGTCGCGGTAGTCCTGGATGCGGATTTCGATCTGGTCTTGCAAGCCGGCCGCCCGCACGCGTTCGGTGGCGAGATCGTACTGGTTTTGCGACAGCGTCACGCCCAGGCAACGCGCGCCGTACTTCTGGGCGGCACGCAGCACCAGCGCACCCCAGCCGCAGCCGATATCGAGCAACGTCTGCCCGGGCTGCAAGCGGATCTTGGTGAGGATGTGGTCGATCTTCTTGAGTTGCGCCTCGTCGAGCGTTTCATCGCCGTTCTCAAAGTAGGCGCAGGAGTAGACCATGTTCTCGTCCAGCCACAGTTTGTAGAAGTCGTTGGAAACGTCGTAGTGGTACTGGATCGATTCCTTGTCGCCTTCCTTCGTGTGGGCGAAGTGGCGCACCACGCGGGCCAGCGCATTGCCGCTGCTGACCGCGGCCGCAGCAGCCAGGCTGTAGCTCACATTGATGATGTCCGCCAGCTTGCCGTCCAGGTCGATCTTTTCCTGGACGTACGCCTCGCCAAGGTTGTTCAGCGTTGGGGAGAGCAGCAGCGGCAGAGCGCTCGCTTCGCGCACGGTGAGCGTGACGCGGGGCTGCTCGAAGCGGCCCAGCTCGTATTGATCACCGTTCCATAACCGCAGGCGCACGGGAAGGTTGGCAGACTCGCGGATGTCCTGGATCCACTGCTCAAGTTTGCGGTCAATCGCCTGTTGGAAAAACATGTCGACGCCTCCCTGATGTGCCAGTGTTCGGGACGGCCATCGGATTGCGGCCCGAACGGATCACTTTAGCTTACGACAAACTTTCCCATTGTGCTGTGCGGGTCTTACGGGGACGTGCCGGACCGATCCTTCGGCAGCAAGCGCCGTGCCGGCATGACGCGATGCGCAATAACGTATTGCGCATCTGCCGTCAGGCTACGGGGCGAGGCGGACGATTGTCCAGCTGCCGTCGGCATGCTTGCGGTACTCCAGCCGATCGTGCAGCCGCGACGGGCGGCCTTGCCAGAATTCCAGCCGCTCGGGCAGCAGCCGGTAGCCGCCCCAGTGGGGCGGGCGCGGCGGGGCGTCGCCAAAGCGCTGGCGGTATTCGGCTTCGCGAGCTTCCAGCGTGGCGCGATCGGGCACTTCGCTGCTTTGCTCCGAGGCCCAGGCGCCCAGACGGGAGCCGAGCGGGCGCGAGTGGTAATAGGCATCGCTTTCGGCGTCGCTCACTTTTTCGACGATGCCCTGGATGCGCACTTGCCGCTCCAGCCCGATCCAGTGGAACAGCAGCGCTGCGCGCGGATTGGCGGCCAGTTCTTCGCCCTTGTGGCTGGCGTAGTTCGTGAAGAAGGTGAAGCCGCGCTCGTCCAGGTTCTTGAGCAGAACGATGCGGGCCGAGGGCTGGCCATGCGGGTCGACGGTGGCGAGCGTCATGGCGTTGACTTCAGCGATCTCGGCCTTCAGGGCCTCGTCGAACCAGCGGCGGAACTGGCGCAGGGGGTTGGCGTCCACGTCGGCGATGTCGAGCGAAGCGCGGGCGTAATCGGTACGGATATCGGCAATGGAGGTCATGAGCGTGGCGAATGCGGCATGCGAACGGGCCGAGTATAGACAAACACCGCCTGCCGTTATTTTCTTGCGCGCAAAAGGCCTGGCACGGTTTGCGCTTGCGGCGGGAGGCTGGCGATCCGTTTTGCGCCGCTTTATTGGCTAGTCAAGGGTATCAGGCTGCGGCGCTCGCCGCGTCTGCCACAAAAATTTCAACAGGATGTCGAAAATGGTCCCCCGTTCCCATGATCCCGACACCCCTGCCGGCTTGACGCGCCGCCAGTGGCTGCAGGGCACACTCGCGTTGGCCGCGGCCGGGCTGGCGGGCTCGCAGGTGCTGCGCGCGGTCGCCCAGGGCCCGACTGAATCGCTCGATGCATTCATCGCGTTGTCACAGGCGCTGACGGCCCGGCCCGCGCTGGATCGCGGCGTGGGCACGCGGTTGCTGGCGGCGCTTGGCAAATCGAGCGCCGACTTTGCCGCGCAATTGCGGCCGCTGGCGCAGGCGTTGGCAGTGGGCTCGCTTTCCGATGCGCAGCAGAAGACCGCGCTGCAGATTCTGGAAGCGTGGTACCTGGGTGTGGTCGACGGCAATGTCGTCACGTACGAGCAAGCGCTGATGTATAGCGTGGTTTCAGACACGCTCGTCATGCGCACGTATTGCCCCAACCAGCCCGGCTTCTGGGCCGAGCCCCCCGTCGAGAGGCAAGCCTGATGGCCCAATCTGAACAAACTCGCCAACAAGCCGATATCGTGGTGGTGGGCTCCGGCGTGGCCGGGGCGCTGGTGGCGTACGAGCTGGCGCGCGCGGGCAAGTCAGTGCTGATGCTCGAAGCCGGCCCGCGCCTGCCGCGCTG
This window contains:
- a CDS encoding SAM-dependent methyltransferase produces the protein MFFQQAIDRKLEQWIQDIRESANLPVRLRLWNGDQYELGRFEQPRVTLTVREASALPLLLSPTLNNLGEAYVQEKIDLDGKLADIINVSYSLAAAAAVSSGNALARVVRHFAHTKEGDKESIQYHYDVSNDFYKLWLDENMVYSCAYFENGDETLDEAQLKKIDHILTKIRLQPGQTLLDIGCGWGALVLRAAQKYGARCLGVTLSQNQYDLATERVRAAGLQDQIEIRIQDYRDLTGQFDRITSVGMFEHVGRKNLPGYFRRMHDLLADNGIAMNHGITSSDSAGGESSMGGGDFIDRYVFPQGELPHISLALSAAQDGGLEALDVESLRRHYARTLEHWAERFEANGETIRAMVGEKKYRIWRVYLAGCAHAFDADEISIFQTVLQKAGKSATTIPWSRRYIYA
- the pdxH gene encoding pyridoxamine 5'-phosphate oxidase, with the translated sequence MTSIADIRTDYARASLDIADVDANPLRQFRRWFDEALKAEIAEVNAMTLATVDPHGQPSARIVLLKNLDERGFTFFTNYASHKGEELAANPRAALLFHWIGLERQVRIQGIVEKVSDAESDAYYHSRPLGSRLGAWASEQSSEVPDRATLEAREAEYRQRFGDAPPRPPHWGGYRLLPERLEFWQGRPSRLHDRLEYRKHADGSWTIVRLAP
- a CDS encoding sugar dehydrogenase complex small subunit, with translation MVPRSHDPDTPAGLTRRQWLQGTLALAAAGLAGSQVLRAVAQGPTESLDAFIALSQALTARPALDRGVGTRLLAALGKSSADFAAQLRPLAQALAVGSLSDAQQKTALQILEAWYLGVVDGNVVTYEQALMYSVVSDTLVMRTYCPNQPGFWAEPPVERQA